A region of Bacteroidota bacterium DNA encodes the following proteins:
- a CDS encoding DNA-directed RNA polymerase subunit alpha: protein MSNPLLQMPEGVQVEEMTATFGRFVVQPLERGFGVTIGNAFRRVLLSSLRGTAITALKIDGVQHEFSTIPGVTEDVADIILNLKGLRFKAQDEEDEEGVISFELKGPGTWSGQDVADATAEFEILNPEHHIATLGDEASLLVDLRLGQGHGYVASDDNKRADDPIGVIAIDSIFTPIRNVRYNVTPTRVGQRIDYERLTVEIETDGSITPEDALTSAAAILRDHIGLFVQVEQEPEPTKQETEVDAEVQRIRTMLNQSVDDLELSVRAQNCLKAAQIKSIGDLVRREESEMLKFRNFGRKSLMELVQVLEERGLRFGMDVNKYLEPEAA, encoded by the coding sequence ATGAGCAACCCCCTGCTCCAGATGCCCGAGGGCGTCCAGGTCGAGGAGATGACCGCCACCTTCGGCCGCTTCGTCGTGCAGCCGCTCGAGCGCGGCTTCGGCGTCACGATCGGCAACGCCTTCCGGCGCGTGCTGCTCTCCTCGCTGCGTGGCACCGCCATCACGGCCCTCAAGATCGACGGCGTCCAGCACGAGTTCTCGACCATCCCCGGCGTGACCGAGGACGTCGCTGACATCATCCTCAACCTCAAAGGCCTCCGCTTCAAGGCGCAGGACGAGGAGGACGAGGAAGGCGTCATCTCGTTCGAGCTCAAGGGCCCCGGCACCTGGTCCGGCCAGGACGTCGCCGACGCCACCGCCGAGTTCGAAATCCTTAACCCCGAGCATCACATCGCCACGCTGGGCGACGAGGCCAGCCTACTCGTGGACCTGCGCCTCGGCCAGGGCCACGGCTACGTCGCCTCCGACGACAACAAGCGCGCGGACGACCCCATCGGCGTCATCGCCATCGACTCGATCTTCACGCCCATCCGCAACGTCCGCTACAACGTCACGCCCACGCGCGTCGGCCAGCGGATCGACTACGAGCGGCTCACCGTCGAGATCGAAACCGACGGCTCGATCACGCCCGAGGACGCCCTGACCAGCGCCGCCGCCATCCTCCGCGACCACATCGGACTCTTCGTCCAGGTCGAGCAGGAGCCGGAGCCGACCAAGCAGGAGACCGAAGTCGACGCCGAGGTGCAGCGCATCCGCACGATGCTCAACCAGTCGGTTGACGACCTCGAGCTCTCCGTACGCGCGCAGAACTGCCTCAAGGCGGCCCAGATCAAGTCCATCGGCGACCTCGTGCGCCGCGAAGAGAGCGAGATGCTCAAGTTCCGCAACTTCGGGCGCAAGAGCCTGATGGAACTCGTGCAGGTGCTTGAGGAGCGCGGCCTCCGCTTCGGCATGGACGTCAACAAGTATCTCGAACCCGAGGCAGCCTAG
- the rpsD gene encoding 30S ribosomal protein S4, protein MARYRGPKQKLARRFREPIFGPSKALERKPYPPGQHGQSRRRKESEYSVQLKEKQKAKYTYGLLERQFRNLFEKASRKKGITGENLLQFLEARLDNVVFRLGFARTRRQARQLVNHGHVMVNDRVSNIPSHQLRAGDIVEVRPKSKNLEVIQDAVARNRRNFPHLEVDRDRLTGKFLDYPQREDIPEQIREQLIVELYSK, encoded by the coding sequence ATGGCCCGATATCGCGGACCAAAGCAGAAGCTCGCCCGGCGTTTCCGGGAACCGATCTTCGGCCCCTCCAAAGCGCTTGAGCGCAAGCCCTATCCCCCCGGACAGCACGGCCAGAGCCGTCGCCGCAAGGAGAGCGAGTACTCCGTCCAGCTCAAAGAAAAGCAGAAGGCGAAGTACACCTATGGCCTCCTAGAGCGTCAATTCCGCAACCTCTTTGAGAAGGCGTCCCGCAAGAAAGGCATCACTGGCGAGAACCTGCTCCAGTTCCTGGAGGCGCGCCTCGACAACGTGGTCTTCCGCCTCGGCTTCGCGCGGACACGCCGACAGGCCCGGCAGCTCGTCAACCACGGGCACGTGATGGTCAACGACCGTGTGTCGAACATCCCGAGCCACCAGCTGCGCGCGGGCGACATCGTGGAGGTCCGGCCCAAGAGCAAGAACCTCGAAGTGATACAGGACGCTGTAGCGCGCAATCGCCGCAACTTCCCGCACCTCGAAGTCGACCGCGACCGCCTCACCGGCAAGTTCCTCGACTACCCGCAGCGCGAGGACATCCCGGAGCAAATCCGCGAGCAGCTCATCGTTGAGCTGTACTCGAAGTAG
- the rpe gene encoding ribulose-phosphate 3-epimerase produces MRLSASILGADLGDLRTDARAAIDAGCEWLHVDVMDGHFVPNISFGAPVMKSLRALAEETATLLDVHLMIEEPDRYLGDFADAGAGLLTVHAEACPHLHRTVQHIKELGCQAGVALNPATPLSALDHILPDLDLVLVMSVNPGFAGQAYIPTTTAKIAGVAHRAAQEQPDLYIQVDGGVTPANAAQNVEAGANVLVAASAIFKGAGSIAENVRAFREAVTH; encoded by the coding sequence ATGCGCCTCTCTGCCTCTATCCTCGGCGCCGACCTCGGCGATCTCCGGACCGACGCCCGCGCTGCTATCGACGCCGGGTGCGAGTGGTTGCACGTCGATGTGATGGACGGACACTTCGTGCCCAACATTTCCTTCGGGGCACCGGTGATGAAGAGCCTCCGCGCGCTCGCAGAGGAGACGGCCACGTTGCTCGACGTGCACCTGATGATCGAAGAGCCAGATCGCTACCTCGGCGACTTCGCCGACGCCGGGGCCGGGCTCTTGACCGTGCACGCCGAGGCGTGTCCGCACCTGCATCGCACCGTGCAGCACATCAAGGAGCTAGGCTGCCAGGCGGGCGTCGCGCTCAACCCGGCGACGCCGCTCAGCGCACTCGACCACATCCTGCCTGACCTTGACCTCGTGCTCGTCATGTCCGTCAATCCAGGCTTTGCAGGGCAAGCTTACATCCCGACTACGACGGCGAAAATCGCTGGGGTCGCCCACCGCGCTGCGCAGGAGCAGCCCGACCTCTACATCCAGGTGGACGGCGGCGTGACGCCCGCCAACGCGGCTCAGAACGTAGAGGCGGGGGCCAATGTGCTCGTCGCTGCGAGCGCCATCTTCAAGGGCGCCGGATCCATCGCCGAAAATGTGCGGGCGTTCCGTGAGGCGGTG